The Candidatus Acidiferrales bacterium sequence GTGCAAGCGAAGGTGCGCCTGGTCGAAGGAGACATGCGAAACTTTGACCTGGGGCGACAGTTCAGCCTGGTGACGATACCCTTCCGCTCTTTTCAGCACCTGATTACTGTCGAGGACCAATTGTCTTGCCTCGCCTGCATTCACCGGCATCTGGTGGAAGGTGGAACGTTCATCCTGGATTTATTCAATCCCTATCTGCCACGCCTGGTCGAAGAGCAGTACCTGACCGAAACGGAAGAGGAGCCAGAGTTCACGATGCCCGATGGCAGAAGGGTGGTTCGACGTCATCGTACGGTAGCCCGGGACCTGTTCCGACAGGTTCAAGAGATTGAGCTGATCTACTACGTTACGCACCCTGGTGGACGCCAAGAGCGGCTGGTGGATCGCTTCTCGATGAGGTACCTCTTCCGGTTCGAAACGGAACACCTCCTGGCGCGATGCGCTTTGCGGGTGGTGGAGGTGTACACCGATTACGACAAAAGTCCGTACGGGTCGAAACACCCTGGGGAATTGATCTTTGTTGCAAAGAAATAAGAGACACGAGTTGACGCCCCACCCTTTGCTTCGCTCTTATCGAGGGGCACCCGGCCTGTTCCTTCCCCCCACGCCACGCTCGATTCCCGGAATTACCTCGCGGCGCTTACCCAGCCCGGACGAGCTCGCGCCGAAGCAGCTTCCGTAGTGCGGCCAAGCGGGGCGCTCTATCCTTTGATTCCTCCTCTACGGCGACGCGCTACTTCCGGCGGGCAGCGCCCGATGCCAGCGCCAAAATGGGCGATTTGACGCCGACAACCGAGAGGGCGCGGCCCCCAACCTGTATTGGCGATAGCGGGCAATCCTGGGCAATTTGCCCCACGTCTGTGGCTAGGCTCGCAAAA is a genomic window containing:
- a CDS encoding class I SAM-dependent methyltransferase, whose product is MDRPRDSTEYSFTAEFYDHIVPYRNRPDIAFFVEKAQQAGDTVLELGCGTGRVLIPIARAGIKIVGLDLSPFMLSACREKLAREPAEVQAKVRLVEGDMRNFDLGRQFSLVTIPFRSFQHLITVEDQLSCLACIHRHLVEGGTFILDLFNPYLPRLVEEQYLTETEEEPEFTMPDGRRVVRRHRTVARDLFRQVQEIELIYYVTHPGGRQERLVDRFSMRYLFRFETEHLLARCALRVVEVYTDYDKSPYGSKHPGELIFVAKK